From one Bacteroides eggerthii genomic stretch:
- a CDS encoding DUF4134 domain-containing protein encodes MKRRILFSVMCAVIAANTFAQGQGLAGINEATSLMTSYFDPATKLCYAIGAVLGLVGGIKTYGKFSSGDPDTSKTAASWFFACIFLIVAATILRSFFL; translated from the coding sequence ATGAAAAGAAGAATCCTTTTTTCTGTGATGTGTGCGGTCATCGCCGCAAACACCTTTGCGCAGGGCCAGGGCCTTGCGGGTATCAACGAGGCAACCAGCCTCATGACCTCGTATTTCGATCCCGCCACCAAACTATGCTATGCCATCGGTGCGGTGCTTGGTCTGGTAGGCGGTATCAAGACCTATGGCAAATTTTCCAGCGGAGACCCCGACACTTCGAAAACCGCCGCTAGCTGGTTCTTTGCCTGTATCTTTCTGATCGTAGCCGCCACCATCTTACGTTCCTTCTTCCTCTAA
- a CDS encoding DUF4122 family protein translates to MEEIVYLSIRFGCTAYLLYKVWKQKERIGKICDLLYTPRNRPQAEKDNGEPGNAQDVMGATRFVYLDENAGKTVAPYMSQQLETGSDFIGADKDIPEDEVECKLPLEEMRMLKEEQEELDSRSPETEAIAPMVTPADLLNVGDVLLNLNGAGSDENKSYRAAMTLHSIRETDMFELFSSQVENKKLIEELMGKYVDKEGNALPLKRERKENPVDYEWRQFL, encoded by the coding sequence ATGGAAGAAATAGTTTATTTATCAATACGGTTCGGCTGTACCGCTTATCTGTTATATAAGGTATGGAAACAAAAAGAGAGAATAGGTAAAATCTGTGATCTGCTTTATACTCCCCGCAATCGGCCACAAGCAGAAAAAGACAACGGTGAACCGGGAAATGCACAGGATGTGATGGGAGCTACCCGCTTTGTCTATCTGGACGAGAATGCCGGGAAGACCGTCGCCCCTTACATGAGCCAGCAACTGGAAACCGGAAGTGATTTTATCGGAGCGGATAAGGATATTCCGGAAGATGAAGTGGAATGCAAACTGCCTTTGGAGGAGATGAGAATGCTGAAAGAAGAACAGGAGGAACTGGACAGCCGCTCTCCCGAAACGGAAGCCATTGCTCCGATGGTTACTCCTGCTGACCTGCTCAATGTAGGCGATGTGCTGCTTAACCTGAATGGTGCCGGCTCGGACGAGAACAAATCATACAGGGCGGCCATGACACTGCATTCCATCCGGGAAACGGACATGTTTGAACTGTTCTCCTCCCAGGTGGAGAACAAGAAGCTGATTGAGGAACTGATGGGGAAGTATGTGGATAAGGAGGGGAATGCGTTGCCTTTGAAAAGAGAGAGAAAAGAAAATCCAGTTGATTACGAATGGAGGCAGTTTCTTTAA
- a CDS encoding DUF3408 domain-containing protein, with product MTTKRRTDYQVDEEALKRMMAGDVTALERTVPPEEEPETKSQAGPCPEKQEKKSGSSRQQIKKTPDGAADSDEYRSRFLKVKLSGARRQTYINDTLYRTVAKVLPVIAPEMSVPMFLGSVLSDHLERYQHIINEIYNQEATQKPIEWKK from the coding sequence ATGACCACCAAAAGAAGAACGGATTACCAAGTGGACGAGGAGGCATTGAAACGCATGATGGCAGGAGATGTGACCGCTTTGGAAAGAACGGTTCCTCCGGAAGAGGAGCCGGAAACAAAAAGTCAGGCTGGACCTTGTCCGGAGAAACAGGAGAAGAAAAGCGGTTCTTCCAGACAGCAAATAAAAAAAACACCGGATGGAGCGGCTGATTCAGATGAATACCGGAGCCGGTTTCTGAAAGTGAAACTGTCGGGAGCAAGAAGGCAGACCTATATTAACGATACATTGTACAGGACTGTTGCCAAAGTATTGCCGGTCATTGCACCGGAAATGTCTGTCCCCATGTTTTTAGGGAGTGTACTGTCAGACCATCTGGAAAGGTATCAGCATATCATCAATGAAATATATAATCAAGAAGCAACTCAAAAGCCAATAGAATGGAAGAAATAG
- a CDS encoding DUF4133 domain-containing protein, which yields MEYPVNKGAGNPVEFKGLKSQYLFVFAGGLAMVLLMVVFLYLTGVDQWICLSFGILSGSLLVWVIFRLNARYGEHGLMKLLAEKRHPRYLIHRKRVFRLFTRRRKKQQS from the coding sequence ATGGAATATCCGGTAAACAAAGGTGCCGGCAACCCCGTCGAGTTCAAAGGACTCAAGTCGCAATACCTGTTCGTCTTTGCCGGAGGGCTTGCGATGGTGCTCCTTATGGTAGTCTTTCTTTACCTGACGGGGGTGGACCAATGGATATGCTTATCCTTCGGAATCCTGTCCGGCAGCCTGTTGGTGTGGGTGATATTCCGTTTGAATGCCCGTTACGGTGAACACGGGCTGATGAAGCTGCTGGCTGAAAAACGACATCCACGCTATCTGATTCACCGCAAGAGAGTTTTCAGATTATTCACAAGAAGAAGAAAAAAACAACAATCATGA